In Deltaproteobacteria bacterium, the genomic window CATTAAAAAGCAATCAGCAAAATGTAATAATCACCGGGAGATTAACAGAGGAAGAAAAGATCAAATACCTCTCTGCCGCTGACATGGCAATTAACCCCATGTTCAGCGGCTCAGGAACGAACATCAAGATGTTCGATTTTATGGCAGCAGGGCTGCCTATTGTTTCTACGCCAGCAGGAGCAAGAGGTATAGAAGATACAACTTTTTATTCTATAAAGCTCTGCAATTCGGATAAGTTTGCTGCAAACATTTCATTAATTTTGAATGATGCGAAGCTAATAAAACTTATGTCACAAGCTTCAAGACAATTAGTAGAAGAGAAATATTCCTTTGAAAGGATCTCAAAAGCTTTAGGGACAATGCTATATAGATATAGGAGCAAACCAATAACCCCAAAGCCTTTTTTTTCGATAATAGTACCATCTTATAATAGGCATAACCTTCTTGATAAATTAATGAATGCTCTATCCTTGCAGGATTATAAGGATTTCGAAGTCATTGTCGTAGATCAGAGTGATACTGTAGGGGTCAATAAATATCATGCTCTTGATCTCCTTTATATTCATACGGATACAAAGGGGGCTGTGAAAGCAAGGAATACGGCTTCGTTATATGCAAGAGGTAGATTTTTAGCTTTTACCGATGACGATTGTATTCCGGAAAAAAACTGGTTAAAGGAGGCATACCGCATATTCAATAGCAATGACATTATAGGAATAGAAGGATTGGTTAAATCTGATAAATTAAACGACCCTGTTTATAGGCCTGTAACGAATGAGGGTTTTGGGGGTATTGGCTTTATGACTGCTAACCTGTTTTTGAAAACTGAAATATTCAATAGGATAAATGGATTTGATGAACGATTTGATAATCCGCATTTCAGAGAGGATACGGATCTTGGGTGGAGGGCGGTAAAATACGGTAAAATACCTTTTAGCGATAAGGTACAGGTGTTTCATCCACCGCATCTTCGTGCGATAGAAAGAGAGTCACAGAAGGAACGGAATAAATTTTTTGAAAAGGATGCTCTTTTACTCAAAAAACACCCAATCAATTATCTGAAATTATTTCTATCAGAAAACCACTGGAAAAATACGGATGGTTTTTGGGAAAACTTATTAAAAGGAGCACAGAAGTACAATGTAGATATCTCTCAATATGAAATATATAATTACTACCGGGATTACATGCATGCAGAGGATCCCGTCGTCAAAATGTTTCAGGGGATTACCTATGAAAATAAAAACTATTTTCCTCAATCAACACTTACGGTAACATCCCGTACAAGAACTGAGGCGATAAAACTTCTGGATAAAGTAAAAAATAATATATCCGATCAGCCCGATGATGTTAAAAGCTATTTTGAGACCTCAATTGATCGTTATACTTTTACACTCCAATTAGTTCTTGGACATACGGAGAAAGAGATAAAAAAGGTATTAGAATTAGGTTGTTCCCCTGGACATCTTGGGATGGCTTTAGATGCAATGGGCTTAGATGTTTATGGTATTGACTTGAACAAAGAGTATCTTTACAAGTATCCTAAATCTATTATTGAAAAGCTGCACATAAAACAGTGTAATTTTGAGAATGATGTAATCCCTTACCATGACAATGAATTTGATTGTGTCATTTTTACAGAAGTACTTGAGCACATTGCAATTAAACATCCCGTTAAGATATTAGAGGAAATAAAGAGATTATTGTCTCCCGGCGGGATTCTCATCTTATCTACACCGAATGTATCATCCATCGGTAATGTTTTTGCATTGATGCGCGGCGATAATGTATTCTGGGATCCAAAGATATTTTATGGGAGTACGGATAGGCATAACCGAGAATATACTCCGAAAGAAGTATTTTCACTGTTACAGGATGCCGGCTTTCAGAATATAAAAATAGGATATATAAATACCCCATCAAACTGGAACACTAAATCAGCCGGTCTAACGATGCAGTTTCTTGCACAAATTGATAATAAACAGGCAAACGAGCCGTTTTTTAAGAATACAATATTTATAAAGGCAGAGAAACGTTAAACTAGATGCATACACCCATCTTAAAACGTCGCATTCAACTCCCAAAAGAATGAAAAAACTCATTGTTCTTTCACCCTATTTCCCCTATCCCCTCGATGAAGGCGGACACATAAGGACGTTCAACATAATACAGGCACTGAGTAAAGAGTTTGAAATCCATCTTTGTTCTTTTCTTGTTGAACAGCGAGCCATAGAAACATCAGAGCTTATGAACTACTGCAAAGATTACTCTACCATAAACGTCCCCACACATAAAAAAGATATACTGCACAGGTTGATGCGGAACGGCAGGAGAATTCTTTTATTAAAAAACCCTTCTGCAGACACCTTCTTTTTTAAAGAAGCAAAACGAGGTTTATCAGATTACATAAACACAATTAAGCCCGACATAGCTATTATCGAACATTCATGGCTTGCAGGCTATGCTGCAATGTTAAAGGCAGCAGGCATAAAAATTATTCTTGATGCCCATAATGTGGAGTCAGACCTCTGGAAACAATTTTATCAGAATAGTGCTATGAAGGAAAAGATCCCATACTATTTCTTCTGGAAGTCTATGGTCTTGAATGAAAAAAGATTTATGCGGTCTTTTGGTTTGATAATCTCAACATCCGGACTGGATGTTGAAAAGATAAAAAATATAGCACCACAGGTACCGAAGGAGGTTATCCCGAACGGTATAGATCTGGACAGGTATAGAGCGAATGAGCCGGAAGAGCAGAACTCTATCGGTTTTATCGGGCTTATGAGATATCCGCCAAATGTGCAAGCTGTTCTTTATTTCTTAAAGATAATCTTCCCTTTGGTGAAACAAGCTATACCTGATGTGAAGTTTTTTATCGCAGGGAAAGATCCTTCCGAGGAAATCCTGAAATTATCGGATAACAAAAATGTCTTTGTAACAGGATATGTCCCTGACGCCATAAGGTTCATGTCAAAATGCTCTATCATGATAACCCCGCTGCTTCAGGGGAGCGGAACACGGACAAAAATCCTTGAAGCCATGTCACTAAAAAAGCCCGTAGTCTCAACTTCTAAAGGAGCTGAAGGTCTTATGGTGGAAAACGGCAAGGACATTAGTATAGAAGATAATCCCGAAGCCTTTGCAAAAGCGGTTATCTCTCTCTTAAAAAACAGAGAACTGAGAAAGTCCAGGGGTGAAGAGGCATATAAGACCGTCGTATCAAATTATTCATGGGCTTCAATAGGAAATAAGTTAATCTCGGTTATAAAAGAGGTTACGTGATGACTATTACTAACAAGAAAAAAGATATCTTAAATGGGTTTTGTAATTATAGTGGTAAAATAAATATTATATTTCAGTCCAATATTGTTATAGCAATAATTATT contains:
- a CDS encoding glycosyltransferase, whose amino-acid sequence is MNEHYNVTVLDMQPIDPPTGGGRIRLLGLYHNLGDNLSTTYVGTYDWEGEKYRDHYLSQTLREINVPLSNAHFDEVKKLQDRIAGKTIIDVTFPQFAHLSQDYIKAATEWSLKSDIVIFSHPWIYPLIKDKLDKDKQLIVYDSQNVEGYLRYNLLGGGETETNIVKDVIKVEYELCHFADVVLTCSHEDRELFNRLYNVPFKKMKVIPNGVFTDKIKPVESAQKKTIKQKLGLPQKMTAIFVASNYPPNVEAANYILTVLSPNLPDVSFLIAGGVGEALKSNQQNVIITGRLTEEEKIKYLSAADMAINPMFSGSGTNIKMFDFMAAGLPIVSTPAGARGIEDTTFYSIKLCNSDKFAANISLILNDAKLIKLMSQASRQLVEEKYSFERISKALGTMLYRYRSKPITPKPFFSIIVPSYNRHNLLDKLMNALSLQDYKDFEVIVVDQSDTVGVNKYHALDLLYIHTDTKGAVKARNTASLYARGRFLAFTDDDCIPEKNWLKEAYRIFNSNDIIGIEGLVKSDKLNDPVYRPVTNEGFGGIGFMTANLFLKTEIFNRINGFDERFDNPHFREDTDLGWRAVKYGKIPFSDKVQVFHPPHLRAIERESQKERNKFFEKDALLLKKHPINYLKLFLSENHWKNTDGFWENLLKGAQKYNVDISQYEIYNYYRDYMHAEDPVVKMFQGITYENKNYFPQSTLTVTSRTRTEAIKLLDKVKNNISDQPDDVKSYFETSIDRYTFTLQLVLGHTEKEIKKVLELGCSPGHLGMALDAMGLDVYGIDLNKEYLYKYPKSIIEKLHIKQCNFENDVIPYHDNEFDCVIFTEVLEHIAIKHPVKILEEIKRLLSPGGILILSTPNVSSIGNVFALMRGDNVFWDPKIFYGSTDRHNREYTPKEVFSLLQDAGFQNIKIGYINTPSNWNTKSAGLTMQFLAQIDNKQANEPFFKNTIFIKAEKR
- a CDS encoding glycosyltransferase family 4 protein — translated: MKKLIVLSPYFPYPLDEGGHIRTFNIIQALSKEFEIHLCSFLVEQRAIETSELMNYCKDYSTINVPTHKKDILHRLMRNGRRILLLKNPSADTFFFKEAKRGLSDYINTIKPDIAIIEHSWLAGYAAMLKAAGIKIILDAHNVESDLWKQFYQNSAMKEKIPYYFFWKSMVLNEKRFMRSFGLIISTSGLDVEKIKNIAPQVPKEVIPNGIDLDRYRANEPEEQNSIGFIGLMRYPPNVQAVLYFLKIIFPLVKQAIPDVKFFIAGKDPSEEILKLSDNKNVFVTGYVPDAIRFMSKCSIMITPLLQGSGTRTKILEAMSLKKPVVSTSKGAEGLMVENGKDISIEDNPEAFAKAVISLLKNRELRKSRGEEAYKTVVSNYSWASIGNKLISVIKEVT